The nucleotide window CCGCAGTAGCCAGCTCTTGTCCGCCGTTGCCCCCTATGTTCCAATAAGACTAAAATAGAATTGAAAGGCAGTTCCAATTGCGAGTAAAGGCCCTCCGTTTCTTCGTTCCAATAAGACTAAAATAGAATTGAAAGTTTTCTGATATAAACGATGTAGTGTTCGCTTAGGCTTGTTCCAATAAGACTAAAATAGAATTGAAAGACTGGCTCGATCGAAGGCTTAATCGTTGCAGATGCATGTTCCAATAAGACTAAAATAGAATTGAAAGCCTCATTCCAGTCCGTTCCCGAGAGGTTCGTCAGGGGCAGGTTCCAATAAGACTAAAATAGAATTGAAAGGAGTTCCCGCTGACCCTCCTCGCCTGCACCAGTAACGTGTTCCAATAAGACTAAAATAGAATTGAAAGGAAAATTAAAAGGCGGTTCATCGGCAACTTTGCACATGTTCCAATAAGACTAAAATAGAATTGAAAGTGTTGATTTTGAGCTTGAGAATATCAAGGATGCGCTCGGGTTCCAATAAGACTAAAATAGAATTGAAAGCTCATCAAGTATGGAACAAACATACTTGCCTTTGGAGTTCCAATAAGACTAAAATAGAATTGAAAATAGTGATTTATTTAAGGACGTTTGTAGCTAGCTAAGTTCCGACAAAACTAAAGAAAGAACAGAAGTAGCGGGCCCGGCGGGATTTGAACCCGCGACCTTCGGCTCCGAAGGCCGACGCCCTCTCCAGACTAGGCCACGGGCCCACAAATTCTTTAAAAATACTGCTGGTAATAAAGCTTGCGGTGATAGTATGCTCCTTCCAGACTGGAAAATAAGGAAAGAGATTTTAATAAAGCCATTCTCAGAGGAATCGCTTCAACCAGCTGGCTACGACTTAAGGGTAGGCAAGGAAGCTTACATTCAGGGAAAGTTCATAGATGTTGAAAAGGAGGGCAAAGTCATAATACCTCCAAAAGAATATGCCCTAATACTGACCCTAGAGAGGATAAAGCTTCCAGATGATATTATGGGAGACATGAAGATAAGGAGCAGTCTAGCTAGGGAAGGTGTTCTAGGCTCCTTTGCATGGGTAGACCCGGGATGGGACGGTAATCTAACCTTGATGCTTTACAATGCATCGGAAAAGGAGGTAATTTTAAGGTACAAAGAGAGGTTTGTCCAGATAGCCTTCCTAAGGCTTGAGGCTCCCGCCAAGAATCCATACAGGGGCAACTATCAAGGAAGCAGGAGAATAGTCCTCTCAAAGAGATCTTAACTCCTTAACGAACTGCACGGTCTTTAACACTGCATCCTCGATGTCCTTGGTGAAGTAGTCAACTAAAACCGACGAGGGATGGTTCATCATAACCCTAAGGTCGTGCTCGAGGCCCGTAAAGCATACCACTATTTTCACATCTTCCCCTCTAAACTTTCTATGGGTGAAGAAGCCAATGTCCACGGACGTTCCGTAAGATGTCACATCGGTGACAACAAGAAGAACCTTTGCTGAACCTCCTATTCTTAATTCTAAGAGTCCCTTTTCCTTAGGATCCATGACGACCATTGCAGGGTAATAAACCGTTATTCCATTCTTTTCAAGCTCTTCAGCTATCCTATAAAATAGAACCACCCTCTCGAAGTCTATGTGTCCAGTTAGGTAAACGTCAAATGTTGTACCCCTCAAGGATTCTATTATCCTTTTGTTCTTCTCCCTAGCCCTCTCAAGGATAGCAACTTCATCCCTTGAAATGTACATTCCAAGCTGCTCCTTTAATAGTACATTGAACTCCTGGGGCATTAGCCTCTCTATCAAATTAGACACCAACCTAAAATTCCCACTTTAAACTTAAAGGTTTTGAAAGAAAAGAGGGCAAAAAATGGAATTCATCCGAAGAGAGCGCTGAGGCCTGCGAGGGCCTCTTCCTCTGAAACTTCCTCCTCTTTCTCTTCTTCCTTCTTCTCTTCTTCCTTCTTCTCCTCTGCGGGTGCCTCGGCTGGAGCTGCTGCTGGAGCCGCGGCAACTGCAACTGGCATTGCGGCCTTCTCTATAACCTCGTCAATGTTAACTCCCTCTAGCGCTGCAACGAGGGCCTTTATCCTTGCCTCATCTGGCTCAACTCCAGCCGCCTGAAGGACAGCCTTAAGGTTGTCCTCATTTATCTCCTTTCCAACGCTGTGGAGGAGCAGAGCAGCATACACATACTCCATCTCTTCACACCTCCCGATCAGCTTTATTCAATACGCGTAAATCATCCAAATAGAGCGCTCAAACCAGCCAAGGCCTCCTCCTCGGAGGCCTCCTCTTCTTCCTCTTCCTTCTTCTCCTCTTCCTCTTTCTTCTCCTCTTCAACCTCTTGAGGTGCAACCGCAACTTGAGCCTGTGCACTTAAAAGCTCTTTGGTCTTCTCATCTAGCAACTCATCAGGCAATTGCTGGGCAAGCAGTAGCATAGCCCTGAAGGCCCTTCCCAGGATGTCTTGGATGGTTTCCTTCGTTATGTAGCCAGCTTCCACGGCAACCGCCTTGGCGTTTAGGAATGCTTTCTGGATTATGGCCTCTATAGTTTCCGGTGTTGGATAGGCTATGTTAACGGCCAAGTTGAAGGCGTGCATATAAGCTTTTTGTACCATGTCAATGTATTCCTGCTCATCAATTGCAAGAACATCTGGAGTGTAT belongs to Pyrococcus abyssi GE5 and includes:
- the dcd gene encoding dCTP deaminase, translated to MLLPDWKIRKEILIKPFSEESLQPAGYDLRVGKEAYIQGKFIDVEKEGKVIIPPKEYALILTLERIKLPDDIMGDMKIRSSLAREGVLGSFAWVDPGWDGNLTLMLYNASEKEVILRYKERFVQIAFLRLEAPAKNPYRGNYQGSRRIVLSKRS
- the rpl12p gene encoding 50S ribosomal protein P1; translated protein: MEYVYAALLLHSVGKEINEDNLKAVLQAAGVEPDEARIKALVAALEGVNIDEVIEKAAMPVAVAAAPAAAPAEAPAEEKKEEEKKEEEKEEEVSEEEALAGLSALFG